From Primulina tabacum isolate GXHZ01 chromosome 2, ASM2559414v2, whole genome shotgun sequence, one genomic window encodes:
- the LOC142528224 gene encoding putative protein phosphatase 2C 44, protein MGERGPSGGFSLLSTIKKVACLDGSSPDTGKGKSKKSSLCINKVSHGFHLVEGQSGHNMEDYHVAEYRKKKGHVLGLFAIFDGHLGDRVPSYLKDKLFNNILEEPNFWEDPHTAIKNAYRSTDKFILENSVEFGPGGSTAVTAIVIDGKDLWVANIGDSRAVLCKNGNADQLTVDHEPHSERRRIEKQGGFVTNLPGDVARVDGQLAVARAFGDENLKAHLSSEPDIRPVRIDSSTQFLILASDGLWKVISNQEAVDIVKHIKDPQAAAKHLTSKALARKSKDDISCIVIRFG, encoded by the exons ATGGGGGAAAGAGGCCCTTCTGGAGGCTTCAGTCTTCTGAGCACGATCAAG AAAGTTGCTTGTTTAGATGGATCTTCACCCGACACAGGGAAAGGAAAGAGCAAAAAGTCATCGTTGTGTATTAATAAGGTGTCACATGGATTTCACTTGGTAGAAGGGCAATCTGGTCATAACATGGAGGACTACCATGTGGCCGAGTATCGAAAAAAGAAGGGGCATGTGCTCGGTTTGTTTGCAATTTTTGATGGACATCTCGGAGATCGCGTCCCTAGCTATCTGAAGGATAAGCTTTTCAACAACATACTTGAAGAG CCCAATTTTTGGGAGGACCCCCATACTGCCATTAAAAATGCTTATCGCTCAACTGATAAATTTATTCTAGAGAACTCAGTGGAATTTGGTCCTGGTGGCTCGACAGCAGTAACCGCAATTGTTATTGATGGAAAAGATTTATGGGTGGCAAATATTGGTGATTCGAGGGCTGTCCTGTGCAAGAATGGAAATGCTGATCAACTTACCGTAGACCATGAGCCACATAGTGAGAGGAGGAGGATTGAGAAGCAAGGTGGCTTTGTGACTAATCTTCCAG GAGATGTGGCTCGAGTTGATGGCCAGCTTGCAGTTGCACGTGCTTTTGGAGATGAAAACCTTAAAGCCCATTTGAGTTCAGAGCCTGATATTCGTCCTGTACGGATTGACTCAAGCACCCAGTTTCTTATACTGGCAAGTGATGGCTTGTGGAAG GTGATCAGCAATCAAGAAGCAGTGGACATAGTGAAGCACATCAAGGATCCTCAAGCCGCCGCGAAGCATTTAACTTCAAAAGCACTGGCAAGAAAAAGCAAAGATGACATATCTTGCATAGTAATTCGTTTTGGATGA